The stretch of DNA TGATAATGCAGAAGAAATTAGAGGAGATTTCATGAAAACAGTTGGAAGTCATGAGGTATTCATTAGatatcatttaaataaatatgaagtGACTTCATAGGTGTTAATCATTGAAATGTGTTTTTAATGGGGAATTTGATTGCAAGTGAGTTACTGAATCCCTTCCTTAAAAACAGCTAGAGAAAGAccattcttcatttataaaaataaaatctttttacttggattttaccatttttaaaaggGTTTAAAAATTCAGTGAACTTTCCCTTTGCTTAATTTTCAAATGGAAAATGTAAACCCGTGCTTCAGTGGAAATATTTTATCTCAGAGAATCAGTAGTACACCTAGTTGGGAATTGTTATTATGCATATTATTTACAACTGTCTTTTATCTATTAAAACTCTAAACCAAAATCTATCTATGCATAGGGCCAagattccatggaattcttttaTGGTTTagtttgattttattattattttctaataatgTTCTGCCACAACAACAATTGTTTTTACTGCATGCTAGTGAACCAGTAAAATCTCaatttttaagagattttttatgcttataaacaattttaaattaataagagAAAGATTTCATTTGTGATTTTAATATTGTAAATGGTTATAcatgaattttattaaattatcttGAAATGCATCAACCTTTGGTATACTGTCAGGGTTCTTTGGACTCAGTTTTGGTTTGAAGTTGTTTGGTAGGAAGGATTGTATtatatgacttttattcttttttaaagtttcaatgaATGTAAAATTCATTGAATGGGAAAAACATTGTATCTTGCCATTAACATGTGTCCATCTGAACTTTTTATAAATCGAACATAGACTATGGAATCTTAGTGACTGTATTTTTCCTATATATCTTTCATCATTTTGACCTTTTatgattttggaaattaattcatcATTTGTTTCCAACTGTGGGATATAAAGACTAAAATAATAAGCCAAAGGAACTTAATGAAAGTGCCTAAAAGGATAATGCAGTAGTGAAATGTCATCATTATTGTATTATCTTCAACTTTTTAATAGCATAGCCCATTAATACTGTATTATCTTTCAAGAGCGTAAAAAGAAAATGTCTGGAGACTATCTTTGTTGTCTTTTGGTTTTGAATTTTTAGCAAATATAGTAGAGAATTCAGTATTTTCTATCTTCCGTCCCTAATGTTAAAGAGAAGAAAGTTGGCATACGAAGATGCTTCAATTAGGTGAATTAGTGGATGAATGCAGAGACTGATAGTAGCATTCCAGACACAATTGATGATGGTGACATTGAGTGTATACGCAACATCTCCAGCTATGTCTTCAGATGACAGTATCCTAGatgagttttctcaaacttaaGGGTCAGTGAGTGAACAGTATGGTCCCTTCCCCGCCCCCAGCTTAATAGATACGTAATTTATGTATCACACTTTATAAGGTGTATAATGTGGTGATGTGCTACATATATGATTACCAGAGTAAGGTtagttaacatatccatcacttcaCCTAGTTGCCATAACAATATAGTTCTAAAGCAAAAAGGAAACACAGTATTTTTCTCCTGCAGTATTAAGTTAGTTGCTTAATAGGCAGGACTTCATCACTCAGTATTTTGTGACAGGAACCTCACCTGCCCTGGCTTGCTTTTATGATGCTGACACACCCACATTTTTTGAAACAGTTCAGAAGTTGATAAGTACACAAGGCAGGTGTGtaataaaagaaactgaaagaagataAATGACCTGGAAATGATATAAGTGGTATTaataaatctaaaaacaaaaaatattttgtaattctgTAACAAGGAAGATTTctatcctcctgtcctcagtaaAATTTTGAGTTGTCAAAGTTTCCAAAGTTAGCACATTTTGaattatattaatacaaatacaaaaagaaGTTTAGAACCTTTTAGACATGTTTTTGAAATCTAGAATCGATATTTACAAAGTACTTACAGGTTCATGCATGACAGTAGTTAAGCTATCAGTTCCAAAATGCCTTTGCCCATTTCAGATATGTTGTCCTTCAAAACCAGGAAAATATAGAATTAAGAATTGGGTTTGCTATGTGTAAATTCTCATGAAAAATTCTAGTGAAGTTGTTTTCCATTGTCTCTTTACTATTCCGTAAATTATTCACAAACTGACTTAAATAGTAATGAAATGTTCATTGGACACAGATAGTAAATGGTGATGACTACTATTCTTGGTATACTGCAGGTTAAAtgaatttgttaaaattataaatagtTGATTTTGATTTAGAATTATAGTTCCAAAATCAAAATTAAGTCATTTCTTGGTACAGTGTTACACTAATTTTTTTGTTAaaaccagaaaatatttttctaagaatttaatgGAATCACCCTATACAAATGGCAACTAAGTTGAAACAGATGTTCTTCATCCAGCTTCTAATTTATCACTGGGTAGGTtttatattttcccccattcacatatataaatatgtatgtattttcagTGTTCCTTAAAGAAATCTTTCTTCATTTTGCCTGTCATTCCTACCAACCTAATGCTTCAAGAAGGTATTAATATGTTAGTTTCTAAactacatttttctttctaaagcttTTGAGAGTTGCAAAATTTGTGAGTCcttcatctgtttttgttttttcctattttcttctgcCCCTCAGTACTTTTACTCCCCCTTTGTTTGGTACTTCTTACCTTCCAGAAACCAAATGTTTTGGTTAATTCTGTTCCCTTCCCACACAAATCACTTAAGTATTTGTCCTACAAGTCAAGtttcttccttattttgtttATGAAGAGAGTattgaatattttgaaaatgatgtgTATACAAGCTCTAATAAAATCGCTAtggaagttaaaaataaaccatTAGATTCACTGACAAGGCAGTGAATCACAGCATTTTATGAAATATTCTAGTTGCTAAATATATTGCTTGTAAATCTCCAAAGaaacctaatttttaaatgtgtgttgACGCTGAGTTATTTGTAATTGACTGTGCTCAGGTAGAGTACATCACGTGGCAGCGTTAAGTAACAGGTATATAAAAATCAAGCAGGCCAGCCATATGTTGGAGATTCAGAAATCATATGACTGCCTttccacaaaaagaaaatgttggGTTAATACTAGctttaaatcaaattattttaaccTTAGAAAGTTGAAAATACAGGTATCTATGAAAAGCTCTTTATCTTGCTTGCTTCATGTAATCGGTGCTGTTTatagaattttcttttcaaagaaattaatgaaaaataaccaCTTTAACTTAGAGTTTTCTGGAAGCCATTATTCCTCTTCAATTCTATCCTAAATTTGTTTCCTATCCAATTTTCTACGGGGTAAAGTGATAGCTTAGTTTATATACATAGTCTTTTATGTGTTACAAGGCtttcaaggtggctcagtggtaaagaatccacttaccaatgcaggagatgtggatttgatccctgggtcaggaagatctcctgaagtaggaaatgacaacccactcccgtattctggccaGGAACgttacatggacagaagagccaggcaggctatatagtccatggggttgcaaagagtaagacaggactgagcacacaatcATATTTTCTAAGCTAAAAATGGTGCAAGTTccctaattcagttcagttcagttgctcagtcatgtccgactccttgtgaccccatgaaccgcagctcgccaggcctccctgtccatcaccaactgctggagttcacccaaacccatgtccaccgagttggtgatgccatccagccatctcatcctctgtcatccccttctcctcccccattcagtctttcccagcatcagggtgttttcaaatgagtcagctcttcgcatcaggtggccaaaggattggagtttcagcttcaacatcagtccttccaatgaacacccaggactgatctcctttaggatggactggttggatctccttgcagtccaagggactctcaagagtcttctccaacaccacagttcaaaagcatcaattcttttgatgCTCAACCCCACATCTAACTCATTTGATGAGTTCATGTCACAAagatctcttttccttttttcgtACTTCTCTTGTTCCTTCCAAAGCTCCTAGTAATGTACGGAAGCTCATTCCAGCCCCTCATAGagctgtggtgctgtagaagagaCTTACCATTCATACAACTTTGCAGAAAGGTGTTcatgagaattcaaaaactttggTGGGCTTGTAAGACAGTTACAGAACATTAAAGTATTTTCTCTAACTGATTAGATCTTTTTAACAATATGGATTAATCCATAGGATTTCCAGTAGAGATTTCCAATTTGATAGCAATGACAATTAACTAATAAGGAAGCTCTGCAGTGCATACATAtctatattgtatatatgtctatatacacacatagacactTACAAGTGCTGTATTTTTTGCCTACAGGTATCATAGCAATAATTCTAATTCTTCATCTTCATaactattttctctttattttttagaacactGATATATGTGTTTACTGGGGAACAGAAGATGAAGAAGGAAAAGCAGTGTATTCACTGAGGATTCTGTCTGCTTGCCACGGCAGCTCTGTATCTAGAGGAGTTCTGCTGTTTCTTGTTTGGGAGTTCCCAGCTCTGAGGTCAGACTCCGCCACagtctgcctgccttttgtctcatCATTGCCAGCCAGCAGTAATCCTGGTCGGAATGGAACCGCATACCTCTATCTAATTACTATGGAAGGTGATAAACCAACACTCACTTATTGAAGTTACATCTCTCCCCCCGCTCCCCTGCAGAAAACCATTCCTCAAAGTGAATAGAAACCAAGCCCTCGTGAGCACTTCTATTGAACATGACTCATGGAGAAGAGCTTGGCTCTGATGTGCACCAGGATTCTGTTGTTCTAACTTACCTAGAAGGATTACTAATGCATCAGGCAGCAGAGGGGTCAGGTACTGCCGTTGACAAAGCGTCTGCTGGGCGTAATGAAGACGATCAGAACTTTAACATTTCTGGTAGTGCGTTTCCCACCTGTCAGCGGGATGGTCCAGTTCTCAGCACGCACACGTATCAGGGATCTGGCATGCTGCACCTCAAAAAAGCCAGACTCTTGCAGTCTTCTGAGGACTGGAACGCAGCAAAGCGGAAGAGGCTGTCTGATTCCATCGTAAATTTAAACGTAAAGAAGGAGGCTCTGCTGGCTGGCATGGCTGACAGTGCGCCTAAAGGCAAGCAGGACAGCAAGGTACTGGCCTCTCTGCTTCAGTCGTTCAGCTCCAGGCTGCAGACTGTTGCCCTGTCACAACAAATTAGGCAGAGCCTCAAGGAGCAAGGATACGCCCTGAGTCATAATTCTTTAAAAGTGGAGAAAGATTTAAGGTGCTATGGGGTTGCATCGAGTCACTTAAAAACTCTGTTGAAGAAAAGCAAAGCTAAAGATCAAAAGCCCGATACCAGTGTCCCTGATGTCACGAAAACCCTCATCAGAGATCGGTTCATAGAGTCACCTCATCACGTTGGGCAGAGCGGAACAAAGGTCATGAGCGAACCCTTGTCTTGTGCCGCAAGATTACAGGCTGTCGCAAGCATGGTGGAGAAAAGGGCTAGTCCTGCCACTTCACCCAAACCCAGTGTTGCTTGTAGCCAACTAGCACTTCTTCTCTCCAGCGAAGCCCATTTACAGCAGTATTCTCGAGAACAtgctttaaaaacacaaaatgcaAACCAGGCAGCAAGCGAAAGACTTGCTGCCATGGCCAGATTACAAGAAAATGGCCAGAAGGACATGGGCAGTTTCCAGCTCTCCAAAGGCATGTCAGGCCATCTTAATGGTCAGGCAAGAACATCAGCAAACAAAGTAATGGCTAGCAAAAGTACGGCATTTCAGAATCCAATGGGTATTGTCCCTTCTTCCCCCAAAAATGCAGGCTATAAGAACTCCCTGGAAAGAAACAATATAAAACAGGCTGCTAATAACAGTTTGCTTTTACATCTTCTTAAAAGCCAGACCATACCCAAGCCGATGAACGGACACAGTCACAGTGAGAGAGGAAGCATTTTTGAGGAGGGCAGCACCCCTACAACTATTGATGACTACTCAGATCACAATCCCAGCTTTACCGATGAGAGCAGTGGTGATGAAAGTTCTTACTCCAACTGTGTCCCCATAGACTTGTCTTGCAAACACCGGATAGAAAAACCCGAACCCGACCAGCCTGTTTCTCTGGACAACTTAACTCAGTCCTTGCTCAACACGTGGGATCCAAAAGTCCCCGAAGTTGACGTCAAAGAAGATCAAGATACCTCAAAGAATTCTAAGCTAAATCCGCACCAGAAGGTCACCCTTCTTCAGTTGCTGCTTGGCCATAAGAATGAAGAAAACGTGGAAAGAAACAGCAGCCCTCAGGAAGCACACAGCGATGAGGCAAAGTTCAGCACACAGAATTACACGCGCACGTCTGTAATAGAAAGCCCCAGCACCAACAGGACTACTCCCGTGAGCACTCCACCGTTACTTGCATCCACCAAAGCCGACTCTCCCATCAACCTTTCCCAACACTCTGTGGTCATCAAATGGAATTCCCCACCATATACCTGCGGCCCCCAGCCTGAAAAGCCAGCGAATACCGCCTCGAACCACCTGATGGACCTTACAAAAAGCAAAGAATCGCAGGGGGAGAAAGCCATCCAACATGAAGGTGCACAAAACTCGGCCACTTTCAGTGCCAGTAAACTGTTACAAAATTTAGCGCAATGTGGAATGCAGTCCTCCATGTCAGGGGAAGAGCAGAGACCCAGTAAACAGCTGCTGGGTGTGAACACAGAAAAACCTGCAGGTATGATTGACAGACTGAACAGCCCTCTGCTAGCCAATAAAACCAGTGCAGCTGAAGAGAAGAAAGCATTCGGCAGCCACACAATCGGTCCTGAACCAGGACTCTCTGGGTCTGAAATAGAAAATCTGCTTGAAAGGCGCACCGTCCTCCAGTTACTGCTGGGAAATCCCAACAAAGGGAAGGccgaaaagaaagagaagatgccCTTAAGAGATGAGAGCACTCAGGAACATACAGATAGAGCTTTAAGTGAACAAATACTGatggtgaaaataaaatctgagccTTGCGATGACTTACATCCGCATGCCACGGGCATGCACTTGAGTCACGAGGCTCCGGGCGCGCCCTTCTTAGGGGTGGCCCCTCCCGTGCGGAGAAGCGCCCCTGCCTTACCAGCATCCGAGGACTTGAAACCAGAGCCCGGCTCACCTCagggtttttctttctcaaagaacGGTCTGCTGAGTCGATTGCTGAGACAAAATCAAGACAGTCACCTGGCTGATGAGCTGGACAGCAGTCACAGAAACAGTGAACTGACACTTGTAGAATCGAGGAACCTTTGCATGGTCCCTAAGAAACGGAAGCTTTACACCGAGCCGTTAGAAAACccctttaaaaagatgaaaaatagcaTAGTCGATGCTGCAAACAGTCACAGTGCTCCGGAGGTGCTCTATGGGTCCTTGCTTAACCAGCAAGAGCTGAAACTTAGCAGAAGTGATCTTGAGTTTAAGCATCCTGCCAGTCACGGTTCGGCCAGCGAAAGTGAGCCCAGGAATTGGACCAGAGAGAGCAAAAGCTTCAACGTCCTGAAACAGCTGCTCCTCTCAGAAAACTGCGTGAGAGATTTGTCTCAGCACAGGAGTAACTCTGTGGCTGACAGTAAGAAGAAAGGCCACAGAAACAATGCGACCAACAGCAAGCCTGAATTCAGCATTGCTTCTCTAAATGGACTGATGTACGGTGCCGCTCAGCCCGGCGGTTGCATGGACAACAGGACATTTCCATACCCAGGTGTCGGCAAGGCCCCCCTGAGCCCTCCTTTCCCAGAGCACTTGGGCTGCACAGGGTCTAGACCAGAAGCTGGGCTTGTGAATGGGTGTTCCATGCCCAGTGAGAAGGGACCCATTAAGTGGGTTATCACAGATGTGGACAAGAATGAGTATGAAAAAGACTCTCCGAGACTGACCAAAACCAACCCAATACTCTATTACATGCTCCAGAAAGGAGGCAACTCTGTTACCAGTCGAGAAACACAGGACAGGGACATTTGGAGGGAGCCTTCATCTGCTGAAAGTATCTCACAGGTTACAATCAAAGAAGAGTTACTTCCTGCTGCAGAAACTAAAgcttctttctttaatttaaggaGCACTTATAATAGCCATATGGGAAATAATGCTTCTCACCCGCACAGCGCAAATGGAGAAGTTTATGGACTTCTGGGAAACATGCTAACAATAAAAAAGGAATCAGAATAAAATGGACCTGCCATCCACCTTTGGATCTTTTTAAAACTAACGAATATGAACTTGAGATCTGTATAAATAAGCGCATGATTTGAGAAAAGCATGGTATAATTGAAACTTTCGTTTTGAAAAGTATTGGTTGATGGTGATGTTTAAATATGCAGACTACTTTTTGCTTCATGTTAAATGTCATGAGGAAGCTGCCGAACTAGCCATTGGTTTGACACCTTCTGTATGCATCAGACAACAACTGTGAGTAGCCCATGAgcgataattctatttttaatcacAGGTAATAGGcataaattaaaatacaaatctcCATCCAGCAGATTAATGCATTGCTGCCTTTATTAGGGTACTTGATTTTGCTTTTCAGAAGCAACCTAcataacacattttttaaagtccacattattaaataataactctTTAAAGGGTaattattgaatttaaaaaacCTAGTGCTGTTTCATTTCTCATTCAGTTccaaaacaaattagaaaaatatatgcttacatttttcacttttgctaaaaaaaaaattatttttgactcTTGAAAGGGGTTTTGTGATTCCTCAATGTGTCTGCCCTTCCCCAATCCTTTTCAATATTCTGTATCTCTTTAAACCTTGTACTACTTGGTAAAAATTGATTACAATTGGTGGAAGTTTGATAGATCTTAAAAAATGGCAGATTTccatttttgtattttaactaCTTTACTAAATTAATATTCCTCCTTTTACAGAATTAGGAAAGTTAACGTTTATCTTCAGGTGGTTTCCTAAATAACTGAAATAAGTTGTTTTTAACAAGCAAAATGGCTTTTCTTTGGACAGTTTTCACCATGTCTTGTAAAAGCCACTTCTCAGCATCTCTGTGGTACCTGTGAGTCTGACGACCAGGGTTTCTTAAAGCTGGACTCAGACCACCTGCATTAGCATCGTCCAGAGCACTtgctttaaaatgcagattcccaggcaGCATCTCCGATCTACCAAACAAGAATTCTCTGCGGAGTGGACCTGGGAGTCTTCCTTCTGCATCTTAATACACTCCCTAGGGGTTTCTTCTGCACACTGAAATTTGGATTTTGAAAATTGAAACCACTGCTTACGACTTTTCTCAGAAAACAGGATTGTAAACAAACTATTTGATGCCTATATTTTCCCCAATGTAGTCACACGTCAACTCAAAATTTGCAATATTGTACTTCATATTATTACTGTTATATCTTTGGAAATCGGGTTCCGAATACtttttatgacaaaaaaaaaaatcgggtGGAGGGGACAACTTTCATATCTGGCTCAACATCTCAGGAAAAATATGTGATTACTTGTGTGTTCCAATGAGTAACATCTACTTAATTAGCCTTAGGGATGGAATAACAGGGCCACTTACCAAACTCAGGTGATTCCAGGATGGTTTGGCAACTCCTCCTGAATACATCCTTAACTTCTGTGAAAACCATTGTCCTAAGAACAGTGCTGGCAAAGATGAAAACACATTTCACACCCAAGAAAGGCACTAAACTCAGATTGCTTAAACAAAAACGTAAAGGGCATATATACATGGCAGAGTTGTACACAGTCACTCCATCtgatctgttattttaaaatagtgattAAAAGGAAACATTGATGTTTTCTTGGAAGAACTTAATATATTATTGAGCCACATGGGGTTTCTGTCTTGAAACACATCcatgtttttcagttcattttttaCCATCCACAGTTCATTCACCAGATAGATTTGGTTTTAATTGTGAACCCAGGTAGCAACTGACCTACCAAAAAACTGTTATATAATCAACTATTAATTAGAAGAAAATCTATTTGAAATTGTTCTGCTTGAAGTTGTTTCtaagatttttatattaaaaatgggcGTTATTTCCTAATATGATCTAAAACcctaaatgattattttttttctca from Dama dama isolate Ldn47 chromosome 31, ASM3311817v1, whole genome shotgun sequence encodes:
- the NRIP1 gene encoding nuclear receptor-interacting protein 1; translated protein: MTHGEELGSDVHQDSVVLTYLEGLLMHQAAEGSGTAVDKASAGRNEDDQNFNISGSAFPTCQRDGPVLSTHTYQGSGMLHLKKARLLQSSEDWNAAKRKRLSDSIVNLNVKKEALLAGMADSAPKGKQDSKVLASLLQSFSSRLQTVALSQQIRQSLKEQGYALSHNSLKVEKDLRCYGVASSHLKTLLKKSKAKDQKPDTSVPDVTKTLIRDRFIESPHHVGQSGTKVMSEPLSCAARLQAVASMVEKRASPATSPKPSVACSQLALLLSSEAHLQQYSREHALKTQNANQAASERLAAMARLQENGQKDMGSFQLSKGMSGHLNGQARTSANKVMASKSTAFQNPMGIVPSSPKNAGYKNSLERNNIKQAANNSLLLHLLKSQTIPKPMNGHSHSERGSIFEEGSTPTTIDDYSDHNPSFTDESSGDESSYSNCVPIDLSCKHRIEKPEPDQPVSLDNLTQSLLNTWDPKVPEVDVKEDQDTSKNSKLNPHQKVTLLQLLLGHKNEENVERNSSPQEAHSDEAKFSTQNYTRTSVIESPSTNRTTPVSTPPLLASTKADSPINLSQHSVVIKWNSPPYTCGPQPEKPANTASNHLMDLTKSKESQGEKAIQHEGAQNSATFSASKLLQNLAQCGMQSSMSGEEQRPSKQLLGVNTEKPAGMIDRLNSPLLANKTSAAEEKKAFGSHTIGPEPGLSGSEIENLLERRTVLQLLLGNPNKGKAEKKEKMPLRDESTQEHTDRALSEQILMVKIKSEPCDDLHPHATGMHLSHEAPGAPFLGVAPPVRRSAPALPASEDLKPEPGSPQGFSFSKNGLLSRLLRQNQDSHLADELDSSHRNSELTLVESRNLCMVPKKRKLYTEPLENPFKKMKNSIVDAANSHSAPEVLYGSLLNQQELKLSRSDLEFKHPASHGSASESEPRNWTRESKSFNVLKQLLLSENCVRDLSQHRSNSVADSKKKGHRNNATNSKPEFSIASLNGLMYGAAQPGGCMDNRTFPYPGVGKAPLSPPFPEHLGCTGSRPEAGLVNGCSMPSEKGPIKWVITDVDKNEYEKDSPRLTKTNPILYYMLQKGGNSVTSRETQDRDIWREPSSAESISQVTIKEELLPAAETKASFFNLRSTYNSHMGNNASHPHSANGEVYGLLGNMLTIKKESE